From the genome of Ignavibacteriales bacterium, one region includes:
- a CDS encoding nucleotide exchange factor GrpE, translating into MIKGKNENRDKNKEDENKINIERTKKEDSTQSDEKNENKNLDEKQEADSELQKSIEEIYIKELEELKNKNETLEKELAGYKDKVLRKAAEFENYKRRTESDQLNLITYAAESFILKILPVYDDLERSLKHLDDENTVEAVKEGLKMVYTKFSKLLDEQGVKKIDAKGKPFDVNFHEALMQRTVEGVEPHTVLEEVEAGYMYKDKVIRHTKVIVSDDGTAS; encoded by the coding sequence ATGATAAAAGGCAAAAATGAAAATAGAGATAAAAACAAAGAAGATGAAAATAAAATTAATATTGAGAGAACTAAAAAGGAAGACTCGACGCAATCTGATGAAAAAAATGAAAACAAGAATTTAGATGAGAAGCAGGAAGCGGACTCAGAATTACAAAAATCAATTGAAGAAATTTACATTAAAGAATTAGAAGAATTGAAAAATAAAAACGAAACTCTGGAAAAGGAATTAGCAGGCTACAAAGATAAAGTTCTTCGTAAAGCGGCTGAGTTTGAAAACTACAAACGCAGGACAGAAAGCGATCAGCTAAATTTAATAACTTACGCTGCAGAATCCTTCATCCTAAAAATCTTACCAGTTTATGATGATTTGGAACGCTCGCTTAAACATTTGGATGATGAAAATACTGTTGAAGCTGTTAAAGAGGGATTGAAAATGGTTTATACCAAATTTAGTAAATTACTGGATGAGCAAGGTGTAAAGAAAATTGATGCGAAAGGAAAACCATTTGATGTCAATTTTCATGAGGCATTGATGCAGAGAACAGTGGAAGGTGTTGAACCTCATACCGTGTTGGAAGAAGTTGAAGCTGGTTATATGTACAAAGATAAAGTGATTCGGCATACAAAAGTAATTGTATCTGATGATGGCACCGCATCATAA
- a CDS encoding Fic family protein produces MKSFQNNYIESIPITHNVLQTIRLIGEFKGKQDLFKEQSPQLLETLKQTAIIQSIESSNRIEGISAPLERIKAIVAEKTTPANRSEQEIAGYRNVLNTIHSSYEHIPITSNIVLQFHRDIYALSAMPGGNWKATENEIAEVYPDGSKVVRFKPVSAFETPSAMDTLNTLYKSEMDRSQLEPLLIIATYVFDFLCIHPFNDGNGRMSRLLSLLLLYKSGYEVGRFISLEKLIEDNKESYYDALNKSSQGWHEGKHNLLPWWEYFLGILLKAYRDFESRVGLISSARGGKTAIVLDVIKNLNGEFTVQDLLDKCPTIKIDLIRKVLQKERDKGRVDCSGRGPDAKWRKL; encoded by the coding sequence ATGAAATCATTTCAAAACAATTATATCGAATCAATTCCAATTACACATAATGTTTTACAGACAATAAGATTGATTGGTGAATTTAAAGGTAAGCAGGACCTGTTCAAAGAACAGTCACCCCAGCTACTAGAAACATTAAAGCAGACTGCAATAATTCAAAGCATTGAATCATCAAACAGAATTGAAGGAATATCCGCACCGTTAGAAAGAATTAAAGCTATAGTTGCAGAAAAGACAACGCCTGCGAACAGATCAGAGCAGGAAATTGCTGGCTATAGAAATGTTCTTAATACAATTCATTCCAGTTATGAGCACATACCGATAACATCAAATATAGTTTTACAATTCCACAGAGATATTTATGCGCTATCTGCAATGCCGGGCGGTAACTGGAAAGCTACTGAAAATGAAATTGCGGAAGTTTATCCTGACGGAAGTAAAGTTGTAAGATTCAAACCTGTATCAGCTTTTGAAACCCCATCTGCAATGGATACGCTTAATACTTTATATAAATCTGAAATGGATAGATCACAGCTTGAACCTTTATTAATTATTGCAACTTATGTTTTTGATTTTCTTTGTATTCATCCTTTTAATGATGGTAATGGCAGAATGTCTCGCTTACTTTCACTTTTGTTATTGTATAAATCCGGTTATGAAGTTGGAAGATTTATAAGTCTTGAAAAATTAATTGAAGATAACAAAGAAAGCTATTATGATGCTCTTAATAAATCATCTCAAGGTTGGCACGAAGGCAAGCATAATTTACTTCCATGGTGGGAATATTTTCTTGGAATTTTACTTAAAGCATACAGAGATTTTGAAAGTAGAGTTGGACTTATTTCATCTGCCCGTGGTGGTAAAACGGCGATTGTTCTTGATGTAATTAAAAATCTAAACGGTGAATTCACAGTTCAGGATCTTCTTGATAAATGTCCTACAATTAAAATTGACCTTATTAGGAAAGTATTACAAAAGGAAAGAGACAAAGGAAGAGTAGATTGTTCCGGGCGGGGACCTGATGCAAAATGGAGAAAACTTTAG
- a CDS encoding restriction endonuclease subunit S has translation MKKSESGWQVKYFGEVASVKTGYPFDSKLFNEVEGFPIIRIRDIKRGATSTYYKGEILQDYLIKKGDYLIGMDGEFNLAEWKSEEALLNQRACKIVFDDQLINPKYGFYFLPKKLKEIEDSTSFVTVKHISHKQILKIQIPLPPLPIQKQIAEILERADKAKQKRKEANKLTDEFLQSVFIEMFGDPNTNTNGWDTGIINDALEYSDYGTSNKSNHEKLGYPVLGMANITYEGQLDLTKLSFVELTDDEFNKLKLEQGDIIFNRTNSTELVGKTTYWNKNLDAVLASYLVKLRLNKKFNLVVFSFLLNTTHFKTMFISRCKKAVGQSNISPTLLKEFPIYFPPLSLQQQFAEIVNKTEALKEKQKQSKQELENLFQSLMQKAFKGELVI, from the coding sequence ATGAAAAAGAGCGAAAGCGGCTGGCAGGTTAAATATTTTGGGGAGGTTGCTTCTGTAAAGACAGGTTATCCATTCGATTCAAAGTTATTCAACGAAGTTGAGGGATTTCCAATAATTCGAATTAGAGATATTAAACGTGGAGCTACATCTACTTATTATAAAGGTGAAATTTTACAAGATTATCTAATCAAAAAAGGTGATTATTTAATTGGGATGGATGGAGAATTTAATTTAGCTGAGTGGAAATCTGAAGAGGCCTTATTGAACCAGCGAGCTTGTAAAATTGTTTTTGATGATCAGTTAATCAATCCTAAATATGGATTTTATTTTCTTCCTAAGAAACTAAAAGAAATCGAAGATTCTACTTCATTTGTGACTGTAAAACATATTTCGCATAAGCAAATCCTTAAAATTCAAATCCCTCTCCCGCCACTTCCAATCCAAAAACAAATTGCTGAAATATTAGAACGAGCAGACAAAGCAAAACAAAAACGCAAAGAAGCAAACAAGCTAACAGATGAATTTCTGCAATCTGTATTTATAGAAATGTTTGGCGATCCAAATACTAATACAAATGGATGGGATACTGGGATTATTAATGATGCACTTGAATATTCTGATTACGGAACTTCAAATAAATCAAATCACGAGAAGTTAGGTTATCCAGTTCTGGGAATGGCTAACATAACCTATGAAGGGCAACTTGATTTAACAAAGCTGAGTTTTGTGGAATTGACAGATGATGAATTCAATAAATTAAAACTTGAACAAGGTGATATAATTTTCAATAGGACTAATTCAACAGAGTTAGTTGGGAAAACGACTTATTGGAACAAAAACCTTGATGCTGTTCTTGCCTCATACTTAGTGAAATTAAGATTAAATAAAAAATTCAATCTTGTAGTATTTTCATTCTTATTAAATACCACACACTTCAAAACGATGTTTATCAGTAGATGTAAGAAAGCGGTTGGTCAGTCAAATATTAGTCCAACATTGCTTAAAGAGTTTCCGATATATTTTCCACCACTCTCACTCCAACAACAGTTTGCAGAGATAGTAAATAAAACAGAAGCATTAAAAGAAAAACAAAAGCAATCTAAGCAGGAATTGGAAAATCTTTTTCAAAGCTTAATGCAAAAAGCGTTTAAAGGGGAGCTGGTTATATAA
- the purM gene encoding phosphoribosylformylglycinamidine cyclo-ligase — MEANYKSAGVDIKAGEETVNRIKAHVKSTFNKNVLMDIGHFGAFYELPVSDYKEPVLVSSVDGVGTKLKIAFAMNKHDTVGQDLVNHCVNDIAVCGAKPLYFMDYLAFGKLYPDIAEKIIEGFSVACRQNGCALIGGETAEMPGFYALDEYDMSGTIVGVVEKSKIIDGRNIKDGDVLIGFKSNGLHTNGYSLARKVLLEKFKLTDVPEGFNQTLGEELLKVHKSYLPIITKLKEDIEIKGFSHITGGGIVGNTKRIIPKGLELEIDWKAWEWQPTFKLIQHTGNVADEEMREVFNLGIGLIAVVEKENIAKVKEISKPFGEEGITLGYIK; from the coding sequence ATGGAAGCTAATTACAAATCTGCCGGAGTTGATATTAAAGCCGGGGAAGAAACAGTTAACCGGATTAAAGCTCACGTTAAATCGACTTTTAACAAAAACGTATTGATGGATATAGGTCACTTTGGTGCTTTTTATGAATTACCTGTATCTGATTATAAAGAACCAGTGCTTGTTTCCAGTGTAGATGGTGTTGGCACAAAATTAAAAATTGCCTTTGCTATGAACAAACACGATACTGTTGGGCAGGATTTAGTGAACCACTGTGTAAATGATATCGCTGTCTGTGGAGCAAAGCCACTTTACTTTATGGACTATCTCGCCTTCGGTAAACTATATCCTGATATTGCAGAAAAAATAATTGAAGGATTTTCTGTGGCGTGCCGGCAAAATGGTTGTGCTTTAATTGGTGGTGAAACTGCTGAGATGCCAGGTTTTTATGCCTTGGATGAATACGATATGTCTGGGACGATTGTGGGTGTTGTGGAAAAATCCAAAATAATTGATGGAAGAAATATAAAAGATGGTGATGTGCTAATTGGTTTTAAATCAAATGGACTGCATACTAACGGCTACTCTCTTGCAAGAAAAGTTTTATTAGAAAAATTTAAGCTAACTGATGTACCGGAAGGATTTAATCAAACACTTGGTGAAGAACTTTTAAAAGTGCATAAATCATATCTTCCTATTATTACAAAGTTGAAAGAAGATATTGAGATAAAAGGTTTTTCTCATATAACCGGCGGCGGAATTGTAGGAAATACGAAGCGAATAATTCCAAAAGGATTGGAGTTAGAAATTGATTGGAAAGCCTGGGAATGGCAGCCAACTTTTAAGCTTATACAGCATACCGGCAACGTAGCAGATGAAGAAATGCGAGAAGTTTTTAATCTCGGAATTGGATTGATTGCAGTTGTTGAAAAAGAAAACATTGCAAAAGTAAAAGAGATTTCAAAACCTTTTGGAGAAGAAGGAATTACGTTGGGATACATCAAATAA
- a CDS encoding helix-hairpin-helix domain-containing protein yields MQFKKLANRIGFTETEFKVLAFLSLVFVGGLLIKFYNIDKSVYKNYDYTKADSLFLASDSLKGNEEESNVSIEKKDEYKKEVLGFDESKPAKYEKKESLSENSINLNTASKDELMKLPGIGEKTAVRIIEQRNKTGRFRSIEELMEVKGIQSTKLNKIKNYIYVK; encoded by the coding sequence ATGCAGTTTAAAAAACTTGCCAACCGAATTGGATTTACTGAAACTGAATTTAAGGTATTAGCTTTTCTATCTTTGGTGTTTGTTGGTGGATTGCTGATTAAATTTTACAATATTGATAAATCAGTTTATAAGAATTACGATTATACAAAAGCTGATAGTCTATTTCTGGCAAGTGATTCTTTAAAAGGAAATGAAGAAGAATCAAATGTTTCGATAGAAAAGAAAGATGAATATAAAAAAGAAGTGCTTGGTTTTGATGAGAGCAAACCCGCTAAGTATGAAAAAAAAGAATCCCTTTCTGAAAATAGTATAAATTTAAATACAGCTTCTAAAGATGAATTGATGAAACTTCCAGGTATAGGTGAAAAAACCGCCGTTAGAATTATTGAACAAAGAAATAAAACAGGGAGGTTTAGAAGTATTGAAGAATTGATGGAAGTGAAGGGAATTCAATCAACCAAACTTAATAAGATAAAAAATTACATTTACGTTAAATAA
- the rsmD gene encoding 16S rRNA (guanine(966)-N(2))-methyltransferase RsmD translates to MRIISGKYGGRILKVPSTKFTRPTTDRVRETLFNLLNNKIDFNGIEVLDIYAGSGSLGLESLSRGASHVDFIEKNFPVYKVLKQNITSIFVDEFCKIFKMNALDFSKATNHKKYNLIFADPPFFKNDIHEVMKNLLTKDFLLDDGLIVVERSIQTKEKDVENFGIEPFKKIGDTLLYQFEKT, encoded by the coding sequence ATGAGAATTATTTCCGGCAAATATGGTGGAAGAATTTTAAAAGTTCCAAGTACAAAATTTACTCGTCCAACTACGGACCGGGTAAGAGAAACATTATTCAATTTATTAAATAACAAGATTGATTTTAATGGAATTGAAGTACTGGATATATATGCCGGGTCAGGTTCACTCGGATTAGAAAGTTTAAGCCGCGGAGCATCTCACGTGGATTTTATAGAAAAGAATTTTCCCGTTTACAAAGTACTTAAGCAAAATATTACTTCAATTTTTGTTGATGAATTTTGTAAAATATTTAAAATGAATGCGCTTGATTTTTCAAAGGCAACTAATCATAAAAAGTACAATTTAATATTTGCAGATCCGCCATTCTTTAAAAATGATATTCATGAAGTTATGAAAAATCTTTTAACTAAAGATTTTCTTTTGGATGATGGTTTGATCGTTGTTGAGCGTTCTATTCAAACAAAAGAAAAAGATGTTGAGAATTTTGGAATAGAACCATTTAAAAAAATTGGTGATACTTTACTTTATCAATTTGAAAAGACATAA
- the dnaJ gene encoding molecular chaperone DnaJ, which translates to MDKRDYYEVLGVGRNATQEEIKKAYRKLAMEYHPDRNPDNKESEEKFKEAAEAYEVLSNDEKKSKYDRFGHSGLRGGQDFHGWNNVNDIFSHFSDVFGGAFGGSSIFDDFFGSSGSQGRGRKRGTGTPGSDLKVSLKLTMEEIAAGTTKKIKIKKYLKCEECSGTGSKGGSSVKTCPVCGGSGEVRSVTRSVFGQFVNISSCNNCDGEGTVIDTPCKTCSGDGRTYGETTIKISVPAGVSDGSYMTLRSEGNVGKRNGTPGNIIVIFEELPHEFFVRNGDDIIYELFLSYPEIVLGTDVEIPTLNGKAKLKIDAGTQPGKFLKMREKGIQHLNRHGAGDQLVRVNVHVPNKVNSKEKELLKELSELPNIKVPV; encoded by the coding sequence ATGGATAAAAGAGATTATTACGAGGTTTTAGGTGTTGGCAGAAATGCTACCCAGGAAGAAATTAAAAAAGCTTATCGGAAGCTTGCAATGGAATACCATCCTGACAGGAATCCTGACAACAAAGAATCGGAAGAAAAATTTAAAGAAGCAGCCGAAGCTTATGAAGTTTTGAGCAACGATGAAAAAAAATCAAAGTATGATCGATTTGGTCACAGCGGATTACGTGGTGGGCAAGATTTCCATGGATGGAATAATGTTAATGATATCTTCTCCCATTTTTCAGATGTTTTTGGTGGTGCTTTTGGTGGCAGCTCTATCTTTGATGATTTCTTTGGTTCTTCAGGCTCGCAGGGAAGGGGAAGAAAAAGAGGAACTGGAACACCTGGCTCTGATCTGAAAGTCTCATTAAAATTAACAATGGAAGAAATTGCCGCCGGAACTACTAAAAAAATTAAAATTAAAAAATACTTGAAATGTGAGGAATGCAGCGGGACAGGTTCTAAAGGTGGCAGCTCTGTTAAAACTTGTCCGGTTTGCGGCGGGTCCGGTGAAGTAAGATCAGTAACACGTTCTGTCTTTGGTCAGTTTGTAAATATTTCAAGCTGTAATAATTGCGATGGTGAAGGAACTGTTATTGATACACCGTGTAAAACCTGTTCTGGAGATGGAAGAACTTACGGTGAAACTACAATTAAGATAAGTGTTCCAGCCGGTGTTTCAGATGGAAGTTATATGACATTACGCAGTGAAGGTAATGTTGGCAAAAGGAATGGAACGCCAGGAAATATTATAGTTATTTTTGAGGAATTACCCCACGAATTTTTTGTTCGTAATGGTGATGATATTATCTATGAGTTATTTTTAAGCTACCCGGAAATTGTACTTGGGACTGATGTTGAAATACCAACACTGAATGGAAAAGCAAAGTTAAAAATAGATGCAGGTACTCAACCAGGCAAATTTTTAAAGATGAGGGAAAAAGGAATTCAACATTTAAATAGGCACGGTGCAGGTGACCAGTTAGTAAGAGTTAATGTTCATGTTCCGAATAAAGTTAATTCCAAAGAAAAGGAATTGCTGAAAGAACTTTCTGAATTACCCAACATTAAAGTTCCGGTTTGA
- the hrcA gene encoding heat-inducible transcriptional repressor HrcA, whose product MEIVELNDREKTILRNIINHFLLTASPVGSRNLTRKYNLGFSPATIRNIMADLEEDGFLDHPHTSAGRVPTDKGYRYYVNSLMDPPFLENDEKEIIRHELKSFTDETDELFRITSTLLSNITNQLACVTYPKIDTGILERLQIVQLTASRILVVVAIKLGMVKTITLELKAEINHNHIAFVERLLNERLAGLTFTEIRNTFVDRFKDVAETYRPTIRVFVDSAEKIFTNVSRSEKAVITGARNILKHPEFVDHDHFQNIIELIEDKDVIIQFIDSKISDDHVIVKIGGENESQLFTDYSMISKEYKVGDAKGTLGIVGPKRMQYSKIIAIVEFVAEFLSDYLRKGSS is encoded by the coding sequence ATGGAAATAGTCGAGCTAAATGATCGCGAAAAGACCATTTTGCGGAACATAATAAATCATTTTCTTCTAACAGCAAGCCCAGTTGGTTCCAGGAACTTAACCAGGAAATACAATCTTGGTTTTTCCCCAGCAACCATAAGAAATATTATGGCGGACCTTGAAGAAGATGGATTCCTCGATCATCCACATACTTCTGCAGGGCGAGTGCCAACTGATAAGGGTTATCGTTATTACGTCAATTCTTTGATGGATCCTCCGTTTCTGGAAAATGATGAAAAAGAAATTATAAGACACGAATTAAAATCCTTTACTGACGAAACTGACGAACTCTTTAGAATAACTTCAACGCTGTTAAGTAATATTACAAATCAACTTGCTTGCGTAACTTATCCAAAAATTGATACCGGAATTTTAGAGAGACTTCAAATAGTTCAGCTTACTGCATCACGCATTCTGGTTGTGGTTGCTATAAAACTTGGTATGGTAAAAACTATTACTCTTGAATTGAAAGCGGAAATAAATCATAACCACATTGCATTTGTTGAAAGACTTTTAAATGAAAGATTAGCTGGATTAACATTTACAGAAATCCGCAATACTTTTGTAGATAGATTTAAGGACGTTGCCGAAACATATCGCCCTACAATCAGAGTTTTTGTAGACTCGGCTGAAAAGATATTTACAAATGTTAGCAGATCTGAAAAGGCAGTTATAACCGGAGCAAGAAATATTCTTAAGCATCCAGAGTTTGTGGATCATGATCACTTCCAAAATATTATAGAATTGATTGAAGATAAAGATGTAATAATTCAATTCATTGATTCAAAAATTTCGGATGACCATGTTATTGTAAAGATTGGTGGTGAAAATGAATCCCAATTGTTTACCGATTACAGCATGATCAGCAAAGAATACAAAGTTGGTGATGCTAAAGGTACGCTTGGTATAGTGGGTCCAAAACGTATGCAATACTCAAAAATAATTGCCATTGTAGAATTTGTAGCAGAATTTCTATCCGATTATTTGAGAAAGGGGAGTTCTTAA